The following proteins are encoded in a genomic region of Xenopus laevis strain J_2021 chromosome 3L, Xenopus_laevis_v10.1, whole genome shotgun sequence:
- the plscr4.L gene encoding phospholipid scramblase 3, with protein sequence MAGPPVIPPGLENLVQMDEIRIKQTRRSTFQSYCTYDLLAPNGALLYQAEERRECCGPRIDVSVQNPHGQHVLLLLLPSSYCSWETQLQVSSGSGTLLGFIDRSWSTMNFTILTPTGEKSLKVQGPGWGGGFMSDANFQVIMYNSQAALGLITRVWRGMKKEFMSPNDYYTVKFPRDLDVKVKALLVACTIYIDFLHYEERNRSS encoded by the exons ATGGCAGGGCCCCCAGTGATACCCCCAGGTCTGGAGAACCTTGTGCAG ATGGACGAGATCAGGATCAAACAGACAC GACGCAGCACATTTCAGAGCTACTGCACATATGATCTTCTAGCCCCAAATGGGGCATTGCTGTACCAGGCTGAGGAGAGACGGGAATGCTGTGGTCCTAGAATTGATGTATCAGTCCAGAACCCCCATGGGCAACATGTTCTTTTGCTTCTTCTGCCTTCCTCTTATTGTTCCTGGGAAACTCAG TTGCAGGTCTCTTCGGGCTCTGGGACCCTCCTTGGGTTCATCGATAGGAGTTGGTCGACTATGAACTTCACTATCTTGACACCCACCGGAGAGAAATCCCTGAAAGTGCAAGGCCCGGGCTGGGGCGGTGGGTTCATGTCTGATGCCAACTTCCAG GTGATCATGTACAACAGCCAGGCAGCTTTAGGCTTGATTACTCGTGTTTGGAGAGGGATGAAGAAGGAATTCATGAGTCCCAATGACTATTACACAGTCAAGTTCCCCCGTGACCTGGATGTAAAGGTGAAAGCTCTGCTGGTGGCCTGCACCATTTATATT GATTTTCTGCATTATGAAGAAAGAAATCGCAGCTCCTAA
- the LOC108711826 gene encoding phospholipid scramblase 2, with protein MTSPENKPSLEQPPSYSTIAPYAPPDQYPPVAQHLTTPIKGAIPGSEFLTQINQLSIREKFKVSQGWGRSFDVLTSDGQRIFQAEQNAHCCGPLFDVNIRDNSGNEVMVFMDSCKCSCSREMEVYWPQGHTVGYVTVHWNQMVTHMSVLNSTKQTVLLILGPSFRSAIFGSSCFEVKSTDEQHVVGAIRNENESVTVSFPLDLDVAIKAVLLGASFYLETIIYHQRRNVQRQRRRT; from the exons ATGACATCACCAG aaaacAAACCTTCGTTGGAGCAACCCCCAAGCTACAGCACAATTGCTCCTTATGCTCCACCAGACCAGTATCCCCCAGTTGCTCAACATTTGACTACCCCTATAAAAGGTGCAATTCCTGGATCTGAATTCCTAACTCAG ATAAACCAGTTATCCATACGGgagaaat TTAAAGTATCTCAGGGTTGGGGACGTTCCTTTGATGTTCTGACTTCAGATGGACAGAGGATCTTCCAGGCAGAGCAGAATGCTCATTGCTGTGGTCCACTCTTTGATGTAAACATTCGAGACAACAGCGGGAATGAGGTGATGGTATTCATGGACAGCTGCAAGTGTTCCTGCTCTAGAGAG ATGGAAGTTTACTGGCCCCAGGGTCACACTGTAGGTTACGTCACGGTGCACTGGAACCAGATGGTCACCCACATGTCTGTGCTGAACTCTACAAAACAGACTGTCCTACTCATCCTTGGACCAAGTTTTCGCAGTGCCATCTTCGGGAGTTCATGCTTTGAG GTGAAGTCCACAGATGAGCAGCACGTGGTGGGCGCTATCCGAAACGAGAATGAAAGTGTCACTGTCTCTTTCCCGTTGGATCTTGATGTGGCCATAAAGGCAGTGTTACTTGGAGCCTCTTTCTATCTG GAAACAATTATTTACCATCAGAGGAGAAATGTACAGAGGCAAAGACGAAGAACCTAA
- the LOC108711825 gene encoding phospholipid scramblase 3: MSSTELETPIQSVPKEEPPSYNTIAPYAPPDSYPPPTSNPLMAITPVMGLPPGMENLLQINQLSIREKFKVSQGWARNFDVLNSAGQGLFQAEQRLHCCVAIFDVIVRDTHGNSMMELHEGCHCCSREMEVYTPARSLLGSVTLHWNSFVTHLSIMDSSKQVLLLILGPSLQANVFGNVSFEVKSSDEQHVVGMIRHTNEEVTVSFPLDMEVTLKSVLLGSAFYMDCLIYQRRSELLSTRNSD, from the exons ATGTCATCAACAG aGCTTGAGACCCCAATACAGTCTGTGCCCAAAGAAGAGCCACCCAGTTACAACACCATAGCACCCTATGCCCCTCCAGACTCATACCCACCACCCACCTCCAATCCCCTAATGGCCATCACTCCTGTAATGGGGCTTCCACCAGGGATGGAGAATCTGCTGCAG ATCAACCAGCTCTCGATACGGGAAAAGT TTAAAGTGAGCCAGGGTTGGGCACGGAACTTCGATGTGCTGAACTCCGCTGGGCAGGGGCTGTTCCAGGCAGAGCAACGCTTACATTGCTGTGTCGCCATATTTGATGTGATAGTGAGAGACACGCATGGGAACAGCATGATGGAGCTGCATGAAGGCTGCCATTGTTGCTCCAGGGAG ATGGAGGTTTATACCCCGGCCAGAAGCCTCTTGGGATCTGTCACCCTTCACTGGAACTCATTTGTCACCCACCTGTCAATCATGGATTCTTCCAAGCAAGTGCTCCTCCTCATCCTCGGCCCCAGTCTCCAGGCCAACGTCTTTGGAAATGTCAGCTTTGAG GTGAAGTCCAGTGATGAACAACATGTTGTTGGGATGATCAGACACACGAATGAGGAAGTGACAGTTTCCTTCCCGTTGGATATGGAAGTGACACTCAAATCAGTTTTACTTGGATCAGCATTTTACATG GATTGTCTCATttaccagaggagaagtgagttGCTTAGCACAAGAAACAGTGACTGA